AAACTGATTATAATGAATGAAGGAAAACTACCCCCTGACATACCTGTTGAGAAATTAAAGACCGACCATATATCCAGGCCGAGGAATCCACTCCTTGCGAGGGTATTTTATTATGCTGGTTTTATTGAAACCTGGGGTAGGGGTACCATAAAAATAGTACAGGAGTGTAAAAAGCAGGGACTTCCAGAGCCAGATTTTGAAAACGATAGCGGTGTGATGAAAGTAACTCTCTATAAAGATATTTATAATGAAGAAAATTTAAGAAAGATGGGACTGAGCGAAAGACAAATAAAAGCGGTTAGGTATGTGAAAGAGAAAGGGAAAATAACAAATAAAGAGTATCGTGAAATATCAGGACTTTCAGACGAAGGAGTACGCCTTGACCTAAATGAACTGGTAAAGAAAAAAATATTATTATCAAAAGGTAAAGGAAGAAATACTTATTATGTCATTGGAAAATTTGGAGATTAACTGGCAATTTCTTGGCGATTTTGGCGATTACCTAGCGATAGGGGCATTAAAGGGGCGCCAAAGGGGCAACAAAGACGACAAAAAAGGGAGTGATAAAATATGGAAATCACTACATCGAAACAGAATAACACCCTCCAGAACGAAAACTACAAACAAACCGAACTTGGACCACTTCCACAGGAGTGGGAGGTGGTGAGGTTGGGGGAGGTAATTATTCCAGACAGAGAAAAAATAAAAGCAAAAGATTATTCTGGTAAAGAAAAAATTGTTGAAAAAATTTCTTTTGATAGAGGTGTGATTGTATTTAGGGATAAAAATAAAACTGCAACAGACCTCTTTAAAGTTGATAAAGAAAGGCTTTTAATATCAAAAATTAATTTTCATCAAGGGGCTGTTGCAATAACTCCTGATACAACGGTTGCTACAACACATTATGATATCTATAAAGTATTAGAAAATTCAAATATACTTTATTTATGGTATTATTTCCGCTCAGATGCATTCAAAAAATTATTTGCAGAAGAAATTAAATTTCGTGGGTACAAAAAAGAAGCTAATTTTCAATTTATAAAGGATTTTACAATCCCCCCCCCCGCCCCTTTCCGTCCAGCAAGAAATCGTTGCCAAAATCGAAGCCGAGAGCAAGGTTATCGAAAGTTGCCGGGAACTCATAAAAACCTACGAAGAAAAAATCAAGCGTGTCATCGATAAAGTCTGGGGGGAGTGATGCAGGTACTGTCATGGGCAAATAGGCACCTTCCTCACCTGCTAAAAACCTCCTGAACAGACCTCTCTCTGAGACCCCTTACACGGCTTTGTTGGTGGCCTTTGCCTCGCCAGTGGTAACCTTGAGCTTCTCCAGGCAAGTTACCACTTCTCTTGAGATGTCCTCCATCTCCTTGTAAAGCTTTTGCGCCCTTTCCCTGTCTCCTCTATTCCAAGCGATAACCACCTCCTTTGCAAGGGCGTGAAGTCGTACATGAGGCTCATCGATCGCCTTAAAAACCTGCAAATTCCCAAAACGCTGGACCCCCTCGCTCACATACCACTTCCCAAACCGACATTGACGGTGATCGGGGAGATTGGATGGATCGAGTACCACATCGCCTATTAACGATGCCGCTATTTTTCCAACATAGAGTCTGTGGTCGGTCTTCGCAATATCAAATATCATCTTCTCACTTTCTTCCGTCCTGAATTCAAATGTCGCACTTCTCAATTGTTCCGTAACCATAATTAAAGTATTTACCTCATGCATGACATCATGAGCCATTGTTTCTATGTTCTTTGATTCCATGGAGACCTTTTCCACGTTCCTTGCTACCTCATGGGATGCGGTGGCTTGCTCCTCTACGGCCGCAGTAATATCTGTTACCTGATTTTTTACCTCCTGAACAGCATTCGTAATAGCATGCAAAACCCCCGTAACCTTCTCGATGTAATCTGAAACTTTGGTAACTTCCTGAGACGTTTTTCCCATAGAGGACACCGTCTGACGGATTTCTTTCTGAATGGATTGTATTTCTTCTGTAATTTCTGTTGTGGCTTTGAGGGTTTTTTCAGCGAGATTTCTTACTTCCTCAGCCACTACGGCAAATCCTTTTCCTTGTTTTCCAGCTCGTGCCGCCTCAATTGTCGCATTCAACGCGAGGAGATTGGTTTGATCAGCGATGTCCTTGATGATGGCAACGATATCGCCTATCTCGGTCGAGCGCTTATGAAGTTTTTCAACCATTGCTTTGAGTTCTTCGGTGGATTCCCCGAGATTGGTGATGATAACGCCAGCATCACTGGCCATCTTTTTACCTTCTTCGCTTTTTTGCATCGCTTTTTCCGAGTTCTCCGCAGCGCGTGTTGCACTATTTGCTATCTCGTTTATCGTCTGACTCATCTCTTCGGCCGCTGTCGCTATCTGAGTTGCCTCAAAAGCTTGCAAAGACACCCCATCTTTTGTTCTCTGCCCCTGAACTCTTAGATTATCCACCGTGGAAACAACTGTATTAGAAGCAACCACCAGCTTGTTGAAAATTTTCTTAAAAGAGGTAAGCATATGCTGAAGATCTGTATAAAGCATGGCTATTTCATCTTTACCCTTTAGCTCGGGAAGAGTGACATCGAGATGTCCTTTAGTCAATTCCTTTATCCTCTCGGTAAGGCCAAGGATCAAGGATACGATATTGCGCTGCATAAAGACAGCAAAACCCACAAGAATAACCAAATTCACAACCAGCAGAGAAATCTGAATCACCCGCAATATCTTCACATTCTCATCAATGGCAAAAAGAGACACTGCCCTGTCCATTTCCTGGAGAAAAATTCTACTCTTTTCAAACAGGGCAGGAGCAAAGGCAGGATCCTCCTTCGCTTTCTGGATGGTTTCTTTATACTGTTTCCATGCATCTTCTACCATTCTCATTTGAAATAGAACTCTCTCTTCTGTAGTCCTGGGAAGTTTCAACTCTCGATCACCCTCTATCAAGCCGTGCATAATTCGATCAACAAAAGCCATCGCCTGTTGAAGTTCGGCTTCATGATCTACACCCTGGTATTTTGCCAGAACATAAGAGGCAATCTGTTGTGATAAAAATCTTTGTTTTCCTAAAAAATTGACCACGTTATCTTTTTCACTGATCAAGGTAAGTTGAAAAAGAAGAATGGATGTGTTTACCAGAGAAATAACAGCGAGAATTACCCACGCTATATTGGAGCGGGTGGAAATCCTCATAACTTCCTCCTCCTTATTTTAAACGCTAATAATAAAAGTTATCGGAAAAATACATTGTGTCAAGAAAATTGTGTCTAGTCATAGGATAACCTCGCTGTGAATATTTTCTTTGGTGTATGAGTGTTGCTCACGATAGAGTTGAAAGTAATACTCCCAATTTTTTAACTTTCTTTTTAAGAACTTCTCATTTTGGTATCTTAATAACAGGTAAAGATATTTCTCAGCTGAAGCCTCGCTTTGACACATTTCCATTGTTTTTAATCTCCTTTTAAGTTCTTTAAAGAGTCTTTCCAGGGCATTGTTTGTATACACCATGCTTCGTATTCCTTCAGGTAATTCCATGTAAGTGAATATATTCTCTCTTATTGTCAAGAGGTTATTCATTAAGTTGGGATAGATATTTTTCCATTTTTGTGTAAATTTCATAAACAATTGTTCTGCCTCCTGTTTGTCTTTGGCATGAAATACCTCTTTTATTTCAGTGGCAATGATATTTCTGTGTTGAACTCTCACTTTAGCCAGTATGTTTCTCATGACATGGACTACACAGGGCTGATACTTTGCGTGGGGATATATCTCTGTTATGACGTTTTTCATACCACTTAAGCCATCAGAGACAATAAAATGAATCTGTTTGACACCTCTTTCTCTTATATCTGCAAAATTTCCCGCCAGTTATAAGCACTTTCCATGCCTCCTGGCAGGTAGTATCCTAAAATC
This sequence is a window from Thermospira aquatica. Protein-coding genes within it:
- a CDS encoding methyl-accepting chemotaxis protein, whose translation is MRISTRSNIAWVILAVISLVNTSILLFQLTLISEKDNVVNFLGKQRFLSQQIASYVLAKYQGVDHEAELQQAMAFVDRIMHGLIEGDRELKLPRTTEERVLFQMRMVEDAWKQYKETIQKAKEDPAFAPALFEKSRIFLQEMDRAVSLFAIDENVKILRVIQISLLVVNLVILVGFAVFMQRNIVSLILGLTERIKELTKGHLDVTLPELKGKDEIAMLYTDLQHMLTSFKKIFNKLVVASNTVVSTVDNLRVQGQRTKDGVSLQAFEATQIATAAEEMSQTINEIANSATRAAENSEKAMQKSEEGKKMASDAGVIITNLGESTEELKAMVEKLHKRSTEIGDIVAIIKDIADQTNLLALNATIEAARAGKQGKGFAVVAEEVRNLAEKTLKATTEITEEIQSIQKEIRQTVSSMGKTSQEVTKVSDYIEKVTGVLHAITNAVQEVKNQVTDITAAVEEQATASHEVARNVEKVSMESKNIETMAHDVMHEVNTLIMVTEQLRSATFEFRTEESEKMIFDIAKTDHRLYVGKIAASLIGDVVLDPSNLPDHRQCRFGKWYVSEGVQRFGNLQVFKAIDEPHVRLHALAKEVVIAWNRGDRERAQKLYKEMEDISREVVTCLEKLKVTTGEAKATNKAV
- a CDS encoding restriction endonuclease subunit S, whose amino-acid sequence is MEITTSKQNNTLQNENYKQTELGPLPQEWEVVRLGEVIIPDREKIKAKDYSGKEKIVEKISFDRGVIVFRDKNKTATDLFKVDKERLLISKINFHQGAVAITPDTTVATTHYDIYKVLENSNILYLWYYFRSDAFKKLFAEEIKFRGYKKEANFQFIKDFTIPPPAPFRPARNRCQNRSREQGYRKLPGTHKNLRRKNQACHR